The Mycobacterium seoulense genomic interval CGCTGCGCTGCGTCATCTGCGTGCACTCCACCCGGAACAGGCGATAGTCGCCGCGTTCACCGACGGCGAGCGAGAAGCCTGGCCGCACCGACTCGACCGGCACCTTCTGCAGGTAGTAGTCAACGTTCATCCGTCGACCGTAGGGCCGGTATTCCGACGCGCCCGGCGCCGCCACGCGCCTCTTAGGCAATGTTCAGGCAAATTTTGGGACCGTATTAATCTTCCCCGCGCGCATGCGCACCGGGCCGCCGCACGAATTCGACGATGATCGACGCCATGTCGTCGATGGCGCGGCGCGGCATGACTTCGAAACCGTGAGTGCTCAGCGTGGGCACGCACAATAGGCCCGCGCGCGGCGTCAGCCCGTTGGCCTTCGAGTGCGACGCGTCGGATTCGAAGGCGCCCAGCACGGCCGCCTGTGGCGACAGGCCGAGTTCGGTGGCGATGCCCATCAACCGGTCGGCGACGTCTTTGTCGTAGACGCACAGCGCGTCGCTGTAGCCGACGATGGGCCCGCCGCTGACGCTGGTGCCGTACTCGCGCTCGGTGGGGCCGACCTCGAGGGCGAGGGTGAGGGTCCCCGGCAGCGACCCGCTGGCGTAGGTGCCCCCCACCCCGCCGATCTCCTCGTTGGTGGTGAACACGAAATAGGCGTCGTCGACGGGCCGTTGGCGGCGCTCGCGCAACAGGCGCGCGGCGCGCAACAGGGCGGTCACCGCGGCGCGGTCGTCGAGGAAGTAGCAACCCAGGTAGTCGCCGACCTCGACCAGCGTCCGCTTGCTGCGGTCGACGCAGACCCGGGTGCCGGGGCGCACCCCCGCGGCCTCGAGGTCATCGGGGCTGCGACCGGTGAAGACGTAGACGTGGTCCCAGTCCAGCGCGCGGTCGCCCTGGTCTGGCTTGGTCTGCCAGATCCGCTGGCTCTCCTGGGTGGTGTGTTCGGAGCCGAGGGTGAGCACCGCGGTCAGTGTTTCGCGTTCGCCGAGCACGGCGACCGGCCCGAGGCCGAAGTTGCCGGGATACATCGTGCCCAGCTGCGTGAGGTGCAGCGTGCCGTCCGGCTCCACCCGTTTCACGAGCATGGACAGCTCGTCCAGGTGCGCCATGACCCGCGTCGCGACGCCGGGCTCGGCAGCCGAGGACACCCGGTGCCGGTGCCCGTGCCCGTGACCGGCAGGGGACTCGGCGGCGATGTACCCGATGAGGTTGCCGGCGTCGTCGGTCCACATGTCATCGACGAGGGGTTGCAGTTCGCGGGCACACACCGCGCGGACGTCGGCTTCCTGGCCGCAGGGCCCGTAGGCCCAGAGGAGCTCCTGCAGCAGGCAATCGGTCGCGTCGTCCTCGCGCGTCGCCATGCGGTCCTTTCGTTTTGTGGCTCGTCGAAAGGATCAGTACCCCGCACGTGTGACGGGCAATCGCGGGCACGCTCGGCGCGCCGCCTACGCGTATGCGAGCTCCAGTCGTTCCAGGCGCCGCACCAAGAGACTGGGCAGCCACTTCCCCACCTCGGCGGCCGTGACGTGTGAGGTCCGCTCGAGGAGTTGGCCCAGCACGATGGTTGCCTCCAATCGTGCGAGGGCCGCCCCGACGCAGAAGTGGATTCCCTTGCCGAAGCTGATATGGCCCTTGGCCGCCGGGCGGTCGAGGCGAAATTCCGCGGGATTGTCGAAATGCGAGGGGTCGCGATTGGCCGCTCCCCACAACAGAAGCAGCCGCGAACCCGCCGGCAACTCGACGCCGCACAGTTCGGTGTCGTTGACGACGTGCCGGTAGTGCCCCCGGAAGGGCGGTTCGTAGCGCAGCACCTCTTCCAGAAACGGCCCGAGCAGATCCGGCTGATCGCGCACGTGCCGCTGGATATCCCCGCGCGTCGCCAAAACCCAAGCGGCAGAACCGATCAGGGATGCCGTCGATTCACCGCCCGCACTGAACAGGGTGATCATCATCGCGAGCGCCGCCAAATCGTCAAGCTCGCCGGAGGCACACGCGGCGGCGAGGTCACCCAATAGATTGTCTTGTCGGTCGCCTGCAGCGCGCTGGAACTGTTCGGTGATGTAGCCGCCGAGTTCCATCACTGCGACGCCGGCCGCATCCATCTGGTCCTGGGTGACCAACCCTTCGACGACCTGGGTCGCGGAGTAACCCCACCGGATGAGCTTGTCGATGTCGGCGTCGGGAACACCGATGATCTTCCCGACGATCATCATCGGCAGCCTGTTGGCCATCGCGCTCATCCACTCGATGCCTCCGCCTCGCGCGCGGGCGTTCCAGATGCCGGCGGCGGTGTCGGCGATGAAGGGCTGAAACGCGCGGATGCGCTTGGCCGCAAGCTGTGGCAACAGCGCCTTCCGATGCGCGGAATGCGCCGGCTCGTCGGCGGTCGCCAACACCTGGGTCGGTCCGCCGAGTTCGCCGATGTGGAAGGCGGTGACGGCGCCACCGGGCTGATACATCATGGTCGCGGTGAGGTTCGACGAGAAGTCGGAACAGCGCGTCACAGCCTCGTTGACCGCTTCCCAACTGCTCACGGCGTAGAAGCCCGAATCGCCGATGCGGTGGACGGGGCCGGCCTCGTGCATCCGTTTGTAGAGCGGATGCGGGTTCTGGATGAACTCGTCATCGAATAGCGCCAAGCCGAGGCCGCCAGCGTCCGATGTCATGTCTCAACGCTGAACGGCGAAGGCGCGCAGCGTCAATGGACTGCCCCGAAGTTGCGATCCCGGACCGTCGCGTCGCGACGGCAACGTCTCAGCGGGGGCGACTCACCTGCCCCAATACTGCAATGTGCCGCGAACTTTGTCTCAGAACTGAGAAGATATTTGTTCAGCGACTCAAGGGGGTGAGGCCCGTGGTTCGCGACGACTGGGTCGTCGGTGGCGACCGCCGGGCAGCGGCGGCCGATCGCATCTACGCCGCCGCGACCGAACTCGTAGTCCGCGAAGGGCTGGACGCCTTCGACATCGACGCGCTGGCGGCGCGGATCCACTGCTCGAGAGCCACCATCTACCGCTACGCAGGTGGCAAAGCCCAGATCCGGGACGCGGTGCTGATCCGCCTGTCAGCGGGGATCATCGAAACGGTCCGGCGTGCCGTGGACGGGCTGACCGGCCCCGAGCGCGTCATCACCGCCGTCACCGTCGCGCTCGAACAGATCAGGTCCGATCCGCTCCGGCGACTGATGCTCGGCCCGGGTAGTTCCCCAGATTTGGGCGAGTTGCATTCCTCGCCGGTGCTCAGTCACCTTGCGGCGGAACTCACCGGAATCGCCGACGACCCCGAGGCGGCACAGTGGATCGTGCGCGTGGTGTTATCCCTGGCCTACTGGCCGCTCGCGAACAGCCGCGTCGAACGAACGGTGTTGCAACGATTCCTGGCTCCCGGCTTCACCCAATAGATGAATCGAGGCCGTCCGGCGTGCCATCTTGTTGACGACCGTCATTGACGATCGTCAACGAGCAAGGGTACGGTGCCTCCATGCGGTCGCTTCGCACTCCCTCCGCGGCCCAGGCGACGGTCGGGGGCGTTCGAGAGACCCGGCGACTCGAAACCCGGGCCCGGCTATTCGACGCCGCGTTGGCCGAAATCGGGCAGCGCGGCGTGGCCGCGGCCGACGTGAGTGCCATCGCCGCGGCCGCGGGCGTGGTGCGGGGAACGTTCTATTTCCACTTCCCGACCAAGGAGCATGTTCTCGTCGAGTTGGAGCGCAACGAGGAGACTCGGATCATCAGCCAACTCGGCGACGCCCAGGGCGATCTCGTGTCGGTCCTCTCGCAGCTCGTCGCTCATGTGCTCGATGCCGAACGTCGTTTGGGCGAAGCGGTTTTCCGCGACATGCTGGGTCTGCACTTCTCCTCGTCTCGTCCGGTCGAAGACGAGTTGGC includes:
- a CDS encoding peptidase M42; protein product: MATREDDATDCLLQELLWAYGPCGQEADVRAVCARELQPLVDDMWTDDAGNLIGYIAAESPAGHGHGHRHRVSSAAEPGVATRVMAHLDELSMLVKRVEPDGTLHLTQLGTMYPGNFGLGPVAVLGERETLTAVLTLGSEHTTQESQRIWQTKPDQGDRALDWDHVYVFTGRSPDDLEAAGVRPGTRVCVDRSKRTLVEVGDYLGCYFLDDRAAVTALLRAARLLRERRQRPVDDAYFVFTTNEEIGGVGGTYASGSLPGTLTLALEVGPTEREYGTSVSGGPIVGYSDALCVYDKDVADRLMGIATELGLSPQAAVLGAFESDASHSKANGLTPRAGLLCVPTLSTHGFEVMPRRAIDDMASIIVEFVRRPGAHARGED
- a CDS encoding cytochrome P450, whose product is MTSDAGGLGLALFDDEFIQNPHPLYKRMHEAGPVHRIGDSGFYAVSSWEAVNEAVTRCSDFSSNLTATMMYQPGGAVTAFHIGELGGPTQVLATADEPAHSAHRKALLPQLAAKRIRAFQPFIADTAAGIWNARARGGGIEWMSAMANRLPMMIVGKIIGVPDADIDKLIRWGYSATQVVEGLVTQDQMDAAGVAVMELGGYITEQFQRAAGDRQDNLLGDLAAACASGELDDLAALAMMITLFSAGGESTASLIGSAAWVLATRGDIQRHVRDQPDLLGPFLEEVLRYEPPFRGHYRHVVNDTELCGVELPAGSRLLLLWGAANRDPSHFDNPAEFRLDRPAAKGHISFGKGIHFCVGAALARLEATIVLGQLLERTSHVTAAEVGKWLPSLLVRRLERLELAYA
- a CDS encoding TetR/AcrR family transcriptional regulator: MVRDDWVVGGDRRAAAADRIYAAATELVVREGLDAFDIDALAARIHCSRATIYRYAGGKAQIRDAVLIRLSAGIIETVRRAVDGLTGPERVITAVTVALEQIRSDPLRRLMLGPGSSPDLGELHSSPVLSHLAAELTGIADDPEAAQWIVRVVLSLAYWPLANSRVERTVLQRFLAPGFTQ
- a CDS encoding TetR family transcriptional regulator — translated: MRSLRTPSAAQATVGGVRETRRLETRARLFDAALAEIGQRGVAAADVSAIAAAAGVVRGTFYFHFPTKEHVLVELERNEETRIISQLGDAQGDLVSVLSQLVAHVLDAERRLGEAVFRDMLGLHFSSSRPVEDELAQHPLAEFLVGVIGRAQSAGQVSSDVDAAELGVFFLTGLFALLATGTHDAALLSRYVTTIVKGMEKR